From Pseudanabaena sp. PCC 6802, one genomic window encodes:
- a CDS encoding heme oxygenase (biliverdin-producing), protein MSQGLATMLREGTQKSHTMAESTSFIKGFLKGVVDKASYRKLAGNFYFIYAALEAEITRHQDHPVLSKLFYRELWRERSLEKDLAYYCGNDWRSQVQPSPACKEYLQRIKEVSDTDPELLVAHAYTRYMGDLSGGQILKNIAKKAMKLEGSNGTAFYDFDGIKNHGAFKKGYREALDTLPVDKQTADRIVDEANHAFHLNMQMFDELKGNWLVALWRLTWNSLMSRLQPSVSTPATQSSTAS, encoded by the coding sequence TTGAGTCAAGGTTTAGCAACCATGCTGCGCGAGGGTACTCAAAAATCCCATACTATGGCAGAGAGTACCAGTTTTATTAAAGGTTTTTTAAAAGGCGTTGTTGATAAGGCTTCTTATCGTAAGCTAGCTGGTAATTTCTATTTTATTTATGCAGCACTAGAAGCTGAAATAACTCGCCATCAGGATCACCCGGTTTTAAGCAAGCTGTTTTATCGCGAATTGTGGAGAGAGCGCAGCTTAGAGAAAGACTTAGCTTATTACTGCGGTAATGATTGGCGATCGCAGGTACAACCCTCGCCCGCTTGCAAGGAGTATCTCCAGCGCATTAAGGAAGTATCTGATACCGATCCCGAGCTTTTAGTTGCCCATGCCTACACTCGTTATATGGGGGATCTCTCTGGCGGACAGATTCTCAAAAATATTGCGAAAAAAGCTATGAAGCTAGAAGGAAGCAACGGCACAGCCTTCTATGACTTTGACGGGATTAAAAACCACGGTGCCTTCAAGAAAGGCTATCGCGAAGCTTTAGACACTCTACCTGTGGACAAACAAACAGCCGATCGCATTGTTGATGAAGCCAATCATGCTTTTCACCTCAACATGCAAATGTTTGACGAACTCAAGGGTAATTGGTTAGTGGCGCTCTGGCGTTTAACCTGGAATTCTCTGATGAGTCGCTTGCAGCCCAGTGTCAGCACCCCTGCGACGCAATCATCGACCGCTTCATAG
- a CDS encoding geranylgeranyl reductase family protein, giving the protein MYDCIVVGAGPAGGSAAYHLAKRGRSVLVLERESLPRYKPCGGGVSPMVQQWFDFDFAPAISLTVKQIRYTWQMGDPQLAELDTAAPVWMVRRDVFDHYLIQQAQKQGAEIRDSTVVTGIEWQSDRWQVKTDREVLSARYLIAADGAKGSMAKWLGFKDRKRRMGAALEVEAPVNDHDIQAAHFDFGSVVNGYIWNFPKAEGYSIGIGTFRGSDEKQNLKEIAANYANGFGIDLSSIKQYGHPLCLWDGHQNLHAQNAVLAGECACIVDPFTAEGIRPSMLTGVLAAEAVDEAIGGNADALPNYTLKVQEEWGEDMAWAQRISGIFYRIPGFAYKIGVKRPSATRRMGKILCGEMRYRDVAGNAIAKLTKGLIPGMG; this is encoded by the coding sequence ATGTACGACTGTATTGTTGTGGGTGCTGGACCGGCTGGGGGTTCTGCCGCCTATCATTTAGCTAAACGCGGTCGCTCCGTGTTAGTACTGGAGCGCGAAAGTTTGCCGCGCTACAAACCCTGTGGGGGTGGTGTGTCGCCTATGGTGCAGCAGTGGTTTGATTTTGACTTCGCGCCCGCAATTTCATTAACGGTTAAACAAATTCGCTATACCTGGCAGATGGGCGACCCGCAACTGGCGGAACTCGACACCGCCGCACCCGTATGGATGGTGCGCCGCGATGTCTTCGACCATTACTTGATCCAGCAAGCGCAAAAACAGGGGGCGGAGATCCGCGACTCTACAGTCGTGACGGGGATTGAATGGCAGAGCGATCGCTGGCAAGTCAAAACCGATCGAGAAGTACTTTCAGCCCGATATCTAATTGCGGCGGATGGTGCCAAGGGTTCGATGGCAAAGTGGCTGGGATTTAAAGATCGCAAGCGACGGATGGGGGCTGCTTTAGAAGTAGAAGCTCCGGTTAACGATCATGACATCCAGGCCGCGCATTTTGATTTTGGCTCGGTCGTTAACGGCTATATCTGGAATTTCCCCAAAGCTGAGGGCTACTCAATCGGCATTGGTACGTTTCGCGGGAGCGATGAAAAACAGAACCTCAAGGAAATTGCGGCTAATTACGCCAACGGATTTGGCATCGATCTGAGCAGCATCAAGCAATACGGCCATCCCCTTTGTCTTTGGGACGGCCACCAAAATCTGCATGCGCAAAACGCAGTGCTGGCAGGCGAGTGCGCTTGTATCGTAGATCCCTTTACCGCCGAGGGTATCCGGCCTTCAATGCTCACCGGCGTGCTAGCAGCTGAAGCTGTAGACGAAGCGATTGGCGGTAATGCCGATGCTCTGCCAAACTATACCCTAAAAGTACAAGAGGAATGGGGCGAGGATATGGCTTGGGCGCAACGCATTTCCGGTATCTTTTACCGCATTCCCGGTTTTGCCTACAAAATAGGGGTTAAGCGTCCATCGGCAACAAGGCGCATGGGGAAAATCCTCTGCGGCGAGATGCGCTACCGCGATGTGGCGGGCAACGCGATCGCCAAACTAACCAAGGGGTTAATCCCTGGCATGGGCTAA
- a CDS encoding VOC family protein, translated as MERLEVVEIKAFVPAQNFEISKAFYRDLGFIMASDEDGIAYFYCGNHSFLLQDFYEREHANNFMMHLLVKDVESWYQHILSVGIADKYQVKVTEPEDRPWKMRDFILYDPSGVLWRIAQNI; from the coding sequence ATGGAAAGATTAGAGGTTGTAGAAATCAAGGCATTTGTACCTGCTCAAAATTTCGAGATATCCAAAGCCTTTTACCGTGATTTAGGATTTATCATGGCTTCTGATGAAGATGGGATAGCCTATTTCTACTGCGGCAACCACAGTTTTCTACTGCAAGACTTTTACGAAAGAGAACATGCGAATAACTTTATGATGCACTTGCTAGTGAAAGATGTTGAAAGTTGGTATCAACATATCCTGAGTGTTGGGATCGCGGACAAATATCAGGTTAAGGTTACAGAACCTGAAGACAGACCATGGAAAATGAGAGACTTTATTTTATACGATCCGAGTGGAGTTCTTTGGCGAATTGCACAGAACATCTAA
- a CDS encoding NAD(P)H-quinone oxidoreductase subunit J, whose translation MATKSQVSEWLAANGLEHEFLGLDRQGVPILKVDREFLLPFSTALYAYGFNYLMCQCGYDAGPGEDLVSVYHLAKLTDSAERAEEVRIKVFLPRTDPRVPSVYWIWKTADWQERETFDMYGIVYEGHPNLKRILMPEDWIGWPMRKDYITPDFYELQDAY comes from the coding sequence ATCGCCACTAAAAGCCAGGTGTCTGAGTGGTTAGCTGCCAATGGCTTAGAGCATGAATTTTTAGGTTTGGATCGTCAGGGAGTCCCGATACTTAAGGTCGATCGGGAATTTTTACTGCCTTTTTCTACAGCGCTGTATGCCTATGGGTTTAATTACCTGATGTGTCAATGCGGCTACGATGCCGGTCCAGGTGAAGATTTAGTCAGCGTCTATCATTTAGCCAAACTGACTGATAGCGCGGAACGCGCTGAGGAAGTGCGGATCAAAGTATTTTTACCGCGCACCGATCCGCGCGTGCCCTCTGTTTATTGGATTTGGAAGACAGCCGATTGGCAGGAACGCGAAACCTTTGACATGTACGGCATTGTCTATGAAGGACACCCAAATCTGAAACGGATTCTCATGCCTGAAGACTGGATCGGCTGGCCGATGCGTAAGGACTATATTACGCCAGATTTCTACGAACTACAGGATGCCTACTAA
- a CDS encoding IS5 family transposase has product MRRSYNTDLSNQEWEIIAPMLPKPSKWGRPPKTNMRELLNAIFYILKNGCTWQNLPHDFPPYSTVYFYWQRWERTGLLEEINRKLSQQFREKVSKEATPSLVSIDSQSVKTTESAGSRGFDGGKQIKGRKRFAMVDTLGLVVKVLVCAANIGERAGAKQLLQNLTSPLPRLEKILVDAGFSGDEITQWVNDNFGWLWEVSKRADNQKGFVVESKRWVVERTFAWLGNCRRLSKDYEFYEQMSESFIYLALIRKMLRNLATATS; this is encoded by the coding sequence ATGCGCCGATCCTATAATACCGATTTATCCAACCAAGAATGGGAAATTATCGCACCCATGCTACCCAAACCATCAAAATGGGGTAGGCCACCCAAAACAAATATGCGAGAGTTACTGAATGCCATTTTCTATATACTCAAAAATGGTTGTACATGGCAGAATCTACCCCATGACTTTCCGCCTTACTCAACGGTCTATTTCTACTGGCAAAGGTGGGAAAGAACTGGGCTACTGGAGGAGATTAATCGCAAATTGAGCCAACAATTTAGGGAAAAGGTTAGTAAAGAGGCGACCCCAAGCTTGGTGAGTATCGATAGCCAGAGTGTGAAGACAACAGAAAGTGCGGGCAGTCGAGGTTTTGATGGCGGTAAGCAAATCAAGGGCAGAAAACGCTTCGCTATGGTTGACACCTTGGGCTTAGTTGTAAAGGTGTTGGTGTGTGCAGCTAACATCGGTGAAAGAGCAGGAGCTAAGCAGTTGTTACAGAATCTCACATCTCCATTACCACGATTAGAGAAAATTCTGGTTGATGCTGGATTCTCTGGTGATGAAATCACACAATGGGTCAACGACAACTTCGGATGGCTTTGGGAAGTTAGCAAACGGGCAGACAATCAGAAAGGTTTTGTAGTGGAGTCAAAGCGTTGGGTGGTAGAGCGAACCTTTGCTTGGTTAGGTAATTGTCGTAGACTAAGCAAGGATTATGAATTTTATGAGCAAATGTCTGAATCGTTTATTTACTTGGCTTTAATCCGCAAAATGCTAAGAAATCTGGCAACTGCGACTTCCTAA
- a CDS encoding late competence development ComFB family protein — MEKSSIEKIVEQALHDGYLTPTMEAEVGRICDSAFELSVEEYMALDRLMGALLTGEVVAVPRKQFINVMEELVLGEAVARVAEIEANSNQVLDLGDIAAYALNRLPPLYATTEEGAIYQRERAIADLHVLIAQQVKEAIERNQDRPQFHKERKVIKQKTEDTVLTQLNTLLQAYAPNYETKPE, encoded by the coding sequence GTGGAAAAGTCAAGCATAGAAAAAATTGTGGAGCAAGCTCTACACGATGGGTACCTTACTCCCACAATGGAAGCGGAAGTAGGACGTATTTGCGATAGCGCTTTTGAACTATCTGTAGAGGAATATATGGCTCTAGATCGACTGATGGGGGCTCTACTCACGGGCGAAGTCGTAGCAGTCCCGCGCAAGCAATTCATCAACGTGATGGAGGAACTGGTGCTTGGTGAAGCGGTAGCTCGGGTGGCTGAAATTGAGGCTAACAGCAACCAGGTGCTGGATCTAGGTGACATTGCTGCCTATGCCCTCAACCGCCTTCCCCCATTGTATGCAACGACAGAGGAAGGGGCTATTTACCAGCGAGAAAGGGCGATCGCCGATTTGCACGTCCTGATCGCGCAGCAAGTTAAAGAAGCGATCGAGCGCAATCAGGATAGGCCGCAATTCCACAAGGAACGCAAGGTGATCAAGCAGAAAACTGAAGACACGGTTCTGACGCAACTCAATACCTTGCTGCAGGCATACGCTCCTAACTACGAGACTAAGCCAGAATAA
- a CDS encoding DJ-1 family glyoxalase III, which produces MPSALVPLVEGFEEIEAVTIVDVLRRGGVEVITAGLESAIVEGSHQMTIIADRVLDRIDPTTFDLIVLPGGPGTYKLKEDPRIAEMLKQHAQAGKLTAAVCAAPLVLSEAGLLEGKKATSFPSVREQLKVGEYLTVPVVVDGQIVTGRGPGAAMAFALKLVEILMGKTVATKLAQDMIFSS; this is translated from the coding sequence ATGCCTAGCGCTCTAGTACCGTTGGTGGAAGGATTTGAGGAGATCGAGGCCGTCACGATCGTCGATGTCCTGCGCCGGGGAGGCGTTGAGGTGATTACCGCTGGTCTGGAATCTGCGATCGTGGAGGGTTCCCACCAAATGACCATAATCGCCGATCGCGTGCTCGATCGCATCGATCCCACTACCTTCGATCTCATTGTCTTACCCGGTGGCCCTGGAACCTACAAGCTCAAAGAAGATCCGCGCATAGCAGAGATGCTAAAGCAACATGCTCAGGCTGGCAAGTTAACAGCAGCAGTCTGTGCCGCACCGCTCGTACTGTCGGAAGCAGGCTTGCTGGAAGGCAAGAAAGCCACTTCCTTCCCTTCGGTACGGGAGCAACTCAAGGTGGGCGAGTATTTGACAGTTCCTGTCGTAGTTGACGGTCAAATCGTTACTGGTCGCGGCCCTGGCGCGGCTATGGCATTTGCCTTGAAACTGGTAGAGATACTGATGGGCAAAACCGTCGCGACTAAGCTAGCCCAGGATATGATTTTTAGCAGTTAG
- a CDS encoding NADH dehydrogenase subunit K, giving the protein MKPENVALDFSIEEQKQRLINPAQQPQVTQDLSNNVILTTLNDIYNWARMSSLWPMLYGTSCCFIEFAAMLGARFDFDRFGLLPRSSPRQADLIITAGTVTMKMAPALVRLYEQMSEPKYVIAMGACTITGGMFSTESYTTVRGVDKLIPVDVYIPGCPPRPEAIMDAIIKLRKKIGTEGFTERANIQRTHRYHTVKHEMKPVPEILTGQYLELPTRIAPPKVLVESGIPLPALEVAKQEVEIVGTR; this is encoded by the coding sequence ATGAAACCTGAGAATGTCGCCTTGGATTTCAGTATCGAAGAGCAAAAACAGCGTTTAATCAATCCGGCTCAGCAACCGCAAGTGACGCAGGATTTATCCAACAACGTGATTTTGACGACGCTCAACGATATCTACAACTGGGCGAGAATGTCGAGCTTATGGCCGATGCTATACGGCACTAGCTGCTGCTTCATCGAATTTGCTGCCATGCTGGGCGCTCGATTTGATTTTGACCGCTTCGGTCTGTTACCGCGTTCTAGCCCCCGCCAAGCAGATTTAATTATTACAGCAGGTACGGTAACCATGAAAATGGCACCAGCTTTGGTGCGCTTGTACGAGCAAATGTCCGAGCCCAAGTACGTGATCGCCATGGGTGCCTGCACGATTACCGGCGGCATGTTCAGTACCGAGTCCTACACAACCGTACGTGGTGTGGATAAGCTAATTCCCGTTGATGTCTACATTCCTGGTTGCCCTCCCCGCCCCGAGGCAATTATGGATGCCATCATTAAATTACGCAAAAAGATTGGAACGGAAGGGTTCACAGAACGCGCCAATATCCAGCGCACCCATCGTTACCACACGGTTAAACATGAAATGAAACCAGTACCGGAAATCTTGACAGGTCAATATCTGGAGTTGCCAACCCGCATTGCGCCTCCCAAAGTTTTAGTGGAATCTGGTATTCCTTTACCCGCCCTCGAAGTTGCCAAACAGGAGGTAGAGATCGTTGGCACAAGATAA
- the psbQ gene encoding photosystem II protein PsbQ: MLNLFNWKPLKRIAIALSLVLCIFISGVYAPSAIAQTSQPDSYLAKVEALSSSLDRLEAYIAKDSWSDITGLIHGPLGEIRSDVSRLIRALPRKAQSSAKALAKKLFDDLVALDFAVSNRNESSTRSIYAQIRKDYQGILDLFANS; the protein is encoded by the coding sequence GTGCTTAATTTGTTTAATTGGAAGCCACTCAAACGCATTGCCATTGCTTTATCACTGGTTCTGTGCATTTTTATCTCAGGGGTATACGCACCCAGCGCGATCGCCCAGACCAGCCAGCCAGATTCCTACCTGGCAAAGGTAGAAGCACTGAGCAGTAGCCTCGATAGGTTAGAAGCCTATATCGCTAAAGATAGCTGGTCGGATATTACAGGATTAATTCACGGGCCTTTAGGCGAAATTAGATCTGATGTCAGTCGTCTGATTCGTGCCCTTCCCCGTAAAGCCCAATCTAGTGCTAAGGCTCTCGCTAAGAAACTGTTCGACGATCTAGTTGCGCTCGACTTTGCTGTTTCGAATCGTAATGAATCAAGCACCAGATCTATCTACGCGCAAATTCGGAAGGACTACCAGGGCATTTTAGATCTGTTTGCTAACAGCTAA
- a CDS encoding cation-translocating P-type ATPase has protein sequence MTSPHQPIWALPVKAVYESLGSTADGLSGEEAQRRFAQFGANELPEPVHRPLWLRFADQLTHFMALLLWVAGILAFISRTPELGWAIWAVIWINAIFSFWQEFQAEQALAALKKVLPMQVKVYRDGELRQIPARELVRGDVMQIEEGDRISADARLVSADSLYLDVSVMTGESLPVARNAYPVRLREAVPIRGGKTLLRPGEQPLQEKVNPSEIANLVLAGSTVAAGRAIAVVYATGAQTEFGQVAHLTTVVKREPSTLEVQVARIVRIITAIAVSMGIIVFLLAYFLVGIEVKESFIFAIGIIVALVPEGLLPTVTLSLAIGVRRMARRNALVRRLSSVETLSATTVICTDKTGTLTKNEMTVRYLWLPQEHPSEPASSNTPIEVTGAGYDPTTGQVNLPSDATVAWKANLLLVGSALCSNARLVHLTAPSRWQEIGDPTEAALLVAAAKAGLNLERLQQQLPRLREVPFDSRRRMMTVVLNWQAAELWPDESPYLAFTKGAPLEVLKHCHSILRDGGVQELTHDDWDAAVQANDDLAKQGFRVLGLAARRGNQELLDLKAQDLEQNLIFIGLVAMFDPPRPEVEEAIDKCHQAGIKVTMVTGDYGLTAEAIARNIGLVSERVRVVTGEGMGHLSDAQLRQIVKYRFGLVFARMSPEHKLRLVQAYKDIGEVVAVTGDGVNDAPALRAAHIGVAMGLNGTDVAREAADIVLTDDNFATIVTAIEQGRAVYQNIRKFMTYILASNVAELVPFLAMVALKIPPALIVMQILIVDLGTDILPALALGAERAEVGTMQLPPRAKSKPLLDRSLLLRAYCFLGAIEATLGMIGFFIVWQSYGYDLASLQAIAPTILSRTADPAITLIYAQATTMTLAIIVACQDGNVFACRSERTSILRLGFFSNPLIWLGILTEWTLILAIIEIAPLRRIFSTAPLTAWQWLLLLVCPPILLGAEELRKVWLRKRQRKQPSQTV, from the coding sequence ATGACATCACCTCATCAACCTATCTGGGCATTACCTGTTAAGGCGGTTTACGAATCGCTCGGCAGCACGGCGGATGGCCTCTCAGGAGAGGAAGCTCAAAGGAGATTTGCCCAATTCGGCGCTAACGAGTTACCGGAACCCGTGCATCGCCCCCTGTGGCTGCGGTTTGCCGACCAACTCACCCATTTCATGGCGTTGCTGCTATGGGTCGCAGGCATTTTAGCGTTTATTTCGCGCACGCCCGAACTCGGTTGGGCGATCTGGGCGGTGATCTGGATTAACGCCATCTTTAGCTTTTGGCAAGAGTTTCAAGCAGAACAGGCGCTTGCCGCATTGAAAAAAGTACTGCCGATGCAGGTGAAAGTGTATCGAGATGGCGAACTCAGGCAAATCCCGGCGCGGGAGTTGGTGCGCGGCGATGTCATGCAGATCGAAGAAGGCGATCGCATTTCTGCCGATGCCCGACTGGTGTCTGCCGATAGCTTGTATTTAGATGTATCGGTGATGACGGGCGAGTCTTTGCCCGTAGCGCGTAACGCTTATCCAGTGCGCCTGCGCGAGGCAGTGCCGATTCGCGGCGGTAAAACCTTGCTACGCCCAGGCGAGCAACCCTTGCAAGAAAAGGTGAACCCCTCGGAAATTGCCAACCTCGTTTTAGCAGGCTCAACCGTAGCAGCGGGACGCGCCATTGCCGTAGTCTATGCCACAGGTGCCCAGACCGAGTTCGGCCAAGTAGCTCATTTGACCACTGTGGTGAAGCGCGAACCCAGCACCCTGGAAGTTCAGGTTGCGCGCATTGTCAGGATTATTACCGCGATCGCCGTCAGCATGGGAATTATTGTCTTTTTGCTGGCGTACTTCCTGGTGGGCATAGAGGTAAAAGAAAGCTTCATTTTTGCGATCGGGATCATCGTGGCGCTGGTACCAGAAGGATTATTGCCGACCGTAACCTTATCCCTGGCGATCGGCGTGCGACGGATGGCGCGGCGAAATGCCCTGGTGCGGCGGCTGTCATCGGTGGAAACCCTGAGCGCTACCACCGTAATTTGCACAGACAAGACAGGCACTTTGACGAAAAATGAAATGACGGTACGCTATCTCTGGCTGCCTCAAGAACACCCATCCGAACCTGCTAGCTCCAACACGCCGATCGAGGTCACGGGGGCGGGCTACGATCCCACCACTGGTCAGGTCAATTTGCCATCGGATGCCACTGTTGCCTGGAAAGCAAATCTTTTGCTCGTCGGGTCTGCTCTTTGTTCTAACGCCCGCCTGGTTCACCTCACAGCTCCTAGCCGCTGGCAAGAAATTGGCGATCCGACAGAAGCGGCATTGCTAGTGGCAGCCGCCAAAGCGGGGCTGAATTTAGAACGCCTGCAACAGCAATTGCCGCGCTTGCGCGAAGTTCCGTTTGATTCCCGCCGCCGCATGATGACCGTGGTGTTGAACTGGCAAGCGGCGGAGTTATGGCCGGATGAGTCACCCTATTTAGCCTTCACCAAAGGTGCTCCCTTGGAAGTCCTGAAGCACTGCCATAGCATCCTGCGCGATGGTGGAGTGCAGGAATTAACCCACGACGATTGGGATGCTGCCGTGCAGGCGAATGACGATCTGGCAAAGCAGGGATTTCGCGTTTTGGGGTTGGCAGCGCGCCGTGGCAACCAGGAGTTGCTCGATCTCAAGGCGCAGGATCTGGAGCAAAACCTGATTTTTATCGGTCTGGTGGCGATGTTCGATCCGCCCCGTCCAGAGGTGGAGGAGGCGATCGATAAATGCCATCAAGCTGGCATCAAAGTCACGATGGTAACCGGCGATTATGGACTGACCGCCGAAGCGATCGCCCGAAATATCGGTCTGGTGAGCGAACGAGTGCGCGTGGTGACGGGTGAAGGCATGGGGCATCTCTCCGATGCCCAACTCCGGCAAATTGTGAAATATCGCTTTGGCTTGGTATTTGCGCGCATGTCACCCGAGCACAAACTGCGACTGGTACAGGCTTATAAAGACATCGGCGAAGTAGTGGCAGTTACAGGCGATGGGGTCAACGATGCGCCTGCTCTGCGTGCCGCGCATATTGGGGTTGCGATGGGATTAAATGGGACAGATGTGGCACGGGAAGCCGCCGATATCGTACTCACAGACGATAATTTTGCCACCATCGTCACGGCGATCGAGCAAGGGCGGGCGGTGTATCAGAATATTCGCAAGTTTATGACCTACATTTTGGCATCCAACGTTGCCGAATTAGTGCCATTTCTGGCAATGGTTGCCCTCAAAATCCCCCCAGCGCTGATCGTTATGCAAATTTTGATCGTCGATTTGGGAACCGATATTTTGCCCGCCTTAGCACTAGGAGCCGAGCGCGCTGAAGTCGGTACGATGCAGTTGCCGCCCCGTGCCAAATCCAAACCGCTCCTCGATCGCTCTTTGCTCTTGCGCGCTTACTGTTTCCTGGGGGCAATTGAGGCAACATTGGGTATGATTGGCTTCTTCATAGTTTGGCAAAGCTACGGTTACGATTTAGCATCGTTGCAAGCGATCGCTCCAACCATTCTCTCGCGCACTGCCGATCCAGCTATAACCCTCATTTACGCCCAAGCTACGACTATGACTTTGGCAATTATCGTTGCCTGTCAAGATGGCAACGTTTTTGCTTGTCGCTCTGAACGAACTTCCATCTTGCGATTGGGATTCTTTTCTAATCCTCTCATCTGGCTGGGGATTTTGACGGAATGGACGTTAATTTTAGCGATTATCGAGATTGCTCCTCTGCGTCGTATTTTCTCTACAGCACCACTAACAGCTTGGCAATGGTTATTGTTGCTAGTCTGTCCGCCGATTTTACTAGGTGCGGAAGAACTGCGCAAAGTCTGGCTGCGGAAACGGCAGCGCAAGCAGCCCTCCCAGACAGTCTAA
- a CDS encoding DUF4760 domain-containing protein, protein MQPNLIGRLRLKADLPITIGVLATLFVILFTYLFLVVPKEQKQDVAYVSGIIATASAIYAAFYAGRALHQNIHSRKVDRTVECSIRWLDSSLANSKQLTTRIAAQVVSITDEEARGKKITELIGDPSVPAQAEAAEANELAISTVFNFFEQLAVFVEQGVIEETLLQEFYLTILVKYY, encoded by the coding sequence ATGCAACCAAATCTTATAGGAAGACTGAGATTAAAAGCAGATTTACCCATAACAATAGGTGTACTTGCAACTTTATTTGTAATTCTTTTTACATACCTTTTCCTGGTTGTGCCCAAAGAGCAAAAGCAAGATGTTGCTTATGTATCTGGTATTATTGCAACCGCATCAGCTATATATGCTGCATTTTATGCGGGACGTGCATTACATCAAAACATTCATTCTAGGAAAGTTGATAGAACCGTGGAATGCTCTATACGCTGGCTTGACTCAAGCCTTGCTAATTCTAAGCAATTGACAACACGTATAGCAGCGCAAGTAGTATCAATTACAGATGAAGAGGCTCGTGGTAAAAAAATTACGGAGTTGATAGGTGACCCATCTGTTCCCGCTCAAGCAGAAGCAGCAGAAGCAAATGAATTAGCTATATCAACTGTTTTTAATTTTTTTGAGCAGCTTGCTGTTTTTGTCGAGCAAGGTGTCATAGAGGAGACTTTGTTGCAAGAATTTTATCTTACTATTTTAGTAAAGTACTATTAG
- the ndhC gene encoding NADH-quinone oxidoreductase subunit A gives MEVSDREASLLVLNGYEYLLVFLIVCALLPATGLIVAKLLSPQVAGAASRTTYESGCEPIGGAWIQFNIRYYMFALAFVIFDVETVFLYPWAVAFSQLGLLAFIEAIIFIAILVLGLVYAWRKGALEWS, from the coding sequence ATAGAGGTAAGCGATCGGGAGGCAAGTCTATTGGTTTTAAACGGTTACGAGTACCTTTTGGTATTCCTCATAGTCTGCGCTCTATTGCCAGCAACCGGTCTGATAGTTGCTAAACTACTCAGTCCACAGGTGGCTGGTGCTGCTAGTCGTACTACCTATGAATCTGGCTGCGAACCCATTGGTGGAGCCTGGATTCAATTTAATATTCGTTACTACATGTTTGCACTGGCATTTGTGATCTTTGACGTGGAAACTGTCTTCCTGTATCCCTGGGCAGTCGCATTTAGTCAGTTGGGGCTTTTAGCCTTTATTGAAGCAATTATTTTTATTGCCATTTTAGTATTGGGTCTTGTATACGCCTGGAGAAAAGGAGCTTTAGAGTGGTCATGA
- a CDS encoding DUF192 domain-containing protein: MLSVSTSCILLIACTPQNTEVASNPVPKPETRDSTEIVRADTSKLTTTTPAKANQNSELAQFLPVTATAQIADRAIALEVTRTPAEQAKGLMYRQALPDDRGMLFNFFPARPVAFWMKNVPVALDMVFIHQDKVVAIAASAPPCDREPCPIYPAEGIIADRVIELRAGLTQEIGLKVGDRIVVTSK; this comes from the coding sequence ATGTTATCAGTGAGTACAAGTTGCATACTCCTGATTGCTTGCACGCCTCAAAACACAGAGGTTGCTAGCAATCCTGTTCCTAAACCAGAAACCAGAGACAGTACTGAAATTGTTCGTGCGGATACATCTAAGCTTACTACCACAACGCCCGCAAAAGCTAATCAAAATTCTGAGCTAGCCCAATTTCTCCCCGTAACGGCAACGGCGCAAATTGCCGATCGCGCGATCGCGCTCGAAGTCACGCGCACGCCTGCCGAACAAGCTAAAGGTTTGATGTACCGTCAAGCTTTACCCGACGATCGCGGTATGTTATTTAATTTCTTCCCCGCCCGTCCAGTGGCATTCTGGATGAAAAACGTGCCAGTGGCCTTGGATATGGTATTTATTCACCAGGATAAAGTAGTTGCGATCGCGGCATCCGCCCCTCCCTGCGATCGCGAACCATGCCCCATTTATCCAGCCGAAGGCATAATTGCCGATCGCGTAATTGAATTACGTGCCGGTCTAACTCAAGAAATAGGCTTAAAAGTAGGCGATCGCATAGTCGTGACCAGTAAATGA